A genomic region of Chitinivibrionales bacterium contains the following coding sequences:
- a CDS encoding AMP-binding protein, with protein MSKDVYVDLLRESIKKNANSDCFHIKRNGSYTTWRYSDFCSDLNKLVSMLKSLGFNKGVNAAVIGANCPEWVMAYHGPILAGGCIVPIDPNIPAAEITEIIRLTESRVVFCSATYVSLFEKLAGEFDFIKKIVVLEPDAPKGRVSFADFIAGGDSGSDAFAQQFAPDDPLAILFTSGTTGKAKGVVLNQRNLTTAPNHGVPRMKVGPSDTMIAILPLHHVFGCAACIAATLPTGMDIVFIPAIKGPLILEGLNDKKVSILPAVPQMLELFYDNIQRKVNAGGPIVTMVFGILKMLSSILGNVFGMGFRKKLFGSVHKSFGGNIQCIISGGSSLKKNYFDGFRLMGFNIVEGYGLTETFGPITLCPIDDPRQGSVGKVLEGNDMEIFQPNEEGIGEVLFRGETVFPGYYNNEKITSEAFDSDKWFHTGDLGRVTDDGFLYLTGRAKDIIVLSSGKNVYPDELEEYYSLSPYIEEIGVLGIEDNNEEIVGAVIVPDKDFRARHSIEKATELMNEELARMGRDLPTYKKIGAFVVSYHALPRTTTRKIIKNELKKMFEKLKRSEGVQETSHIRLTYLESAMMESEEFKTIVDYVAKASPKVNTGSLTPRSHLQLDCMLDSLKSLDLICMLEEKYNCSVSMEDLVNIETMADAVTLIQDLRAGKAGNVGENKTEGVKERLKSDSGGEELNDTTALSYHYLPGLLLGIGRMLWGIRVTGVRNIPPDRPVIFASNHESALDIMIIIGALPWSIRKKTYTIGKKELLEKPLSAFAAKRSNMVPVEREGDIVEALKASHKVLDSGKNLIIFPEGTRTRTGETGKFKSGIGTLMMETGAAVIPLRIKGAYALQPAGKAPDFFAGRKHATHLAFGEMLTLDSLKQKRLLKENYRPEDIASAVEKVVREM; from the coding sequence ATGAGCAAAGATGTCTATGTTGATCTTCTCAGGGAATCAATAAAGAAAAATGCCAACAGCGATTGTTTTCATATAAAGCGCAACGGGTCGTATACGACCTGGCGCTACAGCGATTTTTGTTCGGACCTCAACAAGCTGGTTTCGATGCTGAAAAGTCTGGGTTTTAACAAGGGGGTGAATGCCGCGGTTATCGGCGCCAACTGCCCCGAATGGGTTATGGCCTATCATGGACCGATTCTCGCCGGCGGGTGCATTGTTCCGATCGATCCCAACATTCCCGCCGCGGAGATTACCGAGATAATCCGCCTTACCGAATCGCGGGTTGTTTTCTGTTCCGCCACCTATGTTTCACTCTTTGAGAAGCTTGCCGGCGAGTTCGATTTTATCAAAAAGATTGTGGTACTGGAGCCTGATGCTCCGAAGGGGCGGGTGAGCTTTGCCGATTTTATCGCCGGGGGGGATTCCGGCAGCGATGCATTCGCGCAGCAATTTGCTCCCGACGATCCCCTGGCCATACTCTTTACATCCGGCACTACCGGGAAAGCCAAGGGCGTGGTACTCAATCAGCGGAACCTTACCACCGCACCAAATCACGGCGTCCCTCGCATGAAAGTGGGCCCCTCCGACACCATGATCGCCATTCTTCCGCTCCACCACGTGTTCGGCTGCGCGGCTTGCATTGCCGCTACGCTTCCCACAGGCATGGATATTGTCTTTATTCCGGCAATCAAAGGACCGCTCATCCTTGAAGGACTCAACGATAAAAAGGTGAGTATCTTACCTGCAGTCCCTCAGATGCTCGAGCTTTTTTACGATAATATCCAGCGCAAAGTAAATGCCGGAGGACCGATTGTCACAATGGTGTTCGGCATTCTGAAAATGCTCTCCTCTATCCTGGGAAATGTTTTCGGCATGGGCTTCAGGAAAAAGCTTTTCGGCTCGGTGCACAAAAGCTTTGGCGGCAATATCCAGTGTATCATTTCGGGGGGATCATCACTGAAAAAGAATTATTTCGACGGGTTCCGGTTGATGGGCTTCAATATCGTTGAAGGTTACGGGCTTACGGAGACTTTCGGGCCTATCACCCTCTGCCCTATCGACGATCCCCGTCAGGGCTCGGTGGGGAAAGTGCTTGAAGGCAATGATATGGAGATTTTTCAGCCCAACGAAGAGGGTATCGGCGAGGTGCTCTTTCGGGGAGAAACCGTCTTCCCCGGGTATTACAATAACGAAAAAATTACTTCCGAAGCCTTTGACAGCGACAAATGGTTTCATACCGGCGATCTGGGAAGGGTTACCGATGACGGTTTTCTGTATCTGACCGGGCGGGCCAAGGATATTATCGTTTTGAGTTCGGGGAAAAATGTCTATCCCGACGAACTCGAGGAGTACTATTCCCTGTCGCCGTATATCGAAGAGATCGGTGTTCTGGGCATAGAAGACAACAACGAAGAGATTGTCGGGGCGGTAATCGTTCCGGACAAGGATTTCAGGGCCCGTCATTCAATAGAAAAAGCAACAGAGCTTATGAACGAAGAGCTTGCGCGGATGGGCCGGGACCTTCCAACCTATAAAAAAATCGGCGCCTTCGTTGTTTCTTATCACGCCCTTCCCCGGACAACCACCCGAAAAATTATCAAAAACGAACTGAAAAAGATGTTCGAAAAGCTGAAACGGTCGGAGGGAGTGCAGGAGACATCACATATACGCCTCACCTATCTTGAAAGCGCCATGATGGAATCGGAGGAATTCAAAACAATCGTTGATTATGTCGCAAAGGCGTCTCCGAAAGTGAATACCGGATCGCTCACTCCCCGGTCGCATCTGCAGCTCGATTGCATGCTCGATTCGCTGAAAAGCCTCGATCTGATCTGTATGCTCGAAGAGAAATATAATTGCTCGGTTTCCATGGAAGATCTCGTTAATATCGAAACGATGGCTGACGCCGTGACGCTTATCCAGGACCTTCGGGCTGGCAAAGCCGGCAATGTCGGCGAGAACAAAACCGAGGGGGTCAAAGAGCGGTTGAAATCGGATAGCGGCGGCGAGGAGCTGAACGATACCACCGCCCTGAGCTACCATTATCTTCCGGGCCTGCTGCTGGGAATCGGGCGCATGCTCTGGGGAATCCGCGTGACCGGTGTTCGGAACATCCCCCCGGACCGTCCGGTGATTTTCGCATCAAACCATGAAAGCGCGCTCGATATCATGATTATAATCGGCGCTCTTCCGTGGAGTATCAGAAAGAAAACCTATACGATCGGGAAAAAAGAGCTTTTGGAAAAGCCGCTTTCGGCGTTTGCGGCAAAAAGGTCCAACATGGTCCCTGTTGAACGTGAAGGCGATATTGTTGAAGCCTTAAAAGCGTCGCACAAGGTCCTCGACAGTGGAAAAAACCTGATTATCTTCCCCGAAGGCACCCGTACCCGCACCGGGGAAACGGGAAAATTCAAATCGGGTATCGGAACGCTCATGATGGAGACCGGCGCGGCAGTAATTCCCCTTCGAATTAAAGGGGCCTACGCTCTCCAGCCCGCGGGAAAGGCCCCGGATTTTTTTGCCGGCAGAAAGCATGCCACCCACCTCGCTTTTGGTGAGATGCTCACCCTGGACAGCCTGAAACAAAAGAGGCTCCTAAAGGAGAATTACCGCCCTGAGGATATTGCCAGCGCTGTGGAAAAGGTTGTGCGGGAGATGTGA